One Persicobacter psychrovividus DNA window includes the following coding sequences:
- a CDS encoding VWA domain-containing protein: MPDFKTQLEEFKLFGRFGSEAQRTDLVAYMEAICSNKPYEGGELSEHLTGPIKEVLDTPGLQEYMLGHADFQNYVLLEIIQQLDAKSVHNIERGIKRHNRWKRVSSEVWYKFLEFLNHIFASSVFDMNHRVLGTIEVKKLKGKITKKGDFTKNTNSLIQTLRQNLIPHWSSESGQWKDVPFDLLAKYESQMQNHKALDELVANLGRMDRAMTQSTFKEVEETEIPSLVKNPIKDKEEIKGITQGDDLPYVLPGEIALLGQPETEDLFYQRFVEKKLLEFDLIADANNDANNKKKAPKSKSEDGKGPIILCVDTSASMMGKVEEAAKVICLAMMKRALVDHRPCYVVAFSQKIEVLELSGVSDEIEVLLQFLSMSFHGGTDVGEALNASLELMKNQKFHKADMIMLTDGKIPMIDPGLRSRLLNAKTRGNRFFSIIIAGTAYENVHFPSFTANWRYNPMNGDGFQHMVEELRKL; this comes from the coding sequence ATGCCTGATTTTAAAACGCAGTTAGAGGAATTTAAGCTTTTTGGACGCTTTGGGAGCGAAGCACAACGCACCGACCTGGTGGCTTACATGGAGGCTATATGTAGCAATAAGCCCTATGAAGGAGGCGAGTTGTCGGAACACCTGACGGGCCCGATCAAAGAGGTTTTGGATACCCCTGGGCTGCAAGAATACATGCTTGGGCATGCTGATTTTCAGAATTACGTGTTGTTGGAAATCATTCAGCAACTCGATGCTAAATCTGTTCATAATATCGAGCGGGGGATCAAAAGGCATAACCGCTGGAAGCGGGTGTCTTCCGAGGTATGGTATAAGTTTTTGGAATTTCTGAATCATATTTTCGCCTCTTCGGTTTTTGATATGAATCATCGGGTGTTGGGTACCATTGAGGTTAAGAAGCTGAAAGGGAAAATTACCAAGAAAGGCGATTTTACCAAAAACACCAATTCACTGATTCAGACTTTGCGCCAAAATCTGATTCCGCATTGGTCCTCCGAAAGTGGGCAATGGAAGGATGTTCCTTTTGATCTGTTGGCGAAGTATGAGTCACAGATGCAAAATCATAAGGCATTGGATGAGCTGGTGGCTAATTTGGGACGTATGGATCGTGCCATGACGCAGTCAACGTTCAAAGAAGTGGAGGAAACGGAAATCCCCTCACTGGTGAAAAATCCGATTAAAGATAAGGAAGAAATCAAGGGAATAACACAAGGGGATGATTTGCCCTATGTGTTGCCTGGAGAAATAGCATTGCTGGGGCAGCCAGAAACCGAAGACCTATTTTATCAGCGGTTTGTGGAAAAGAAGTTGCTGGAATTTGACCTGATCGCCGATGCGAACAATGATGCCAACAACAAAAAGAAGGCGCCAAAATCCAAAAGTGAAGACGGTAAAGGGCCTATTATTTTGTGTGTGGATACCAGTGCCTCAATGATGGGGAAGGTGGAAGAAGCTGCCAAAGTGATCTGCCTGGCCATGATGAAGCGGGCTTTGGTGGATCATCGCCCATGTTATGTGGTTGCTTTTTCCCAAAAAATTGAAGTGCTTGAATTGAGCGGCGTCAGTGATGAAATTGAGGTCTTATTACAATTCCTGAGTATGTCGTTCCATGGTGGTACCGATGTTGGGGAAGCCTTAAATGCATCCCTTGAACTGATGAAAAACCAGAAGTTTCACAAAGCCGACATGATCATGCTGACGGATGGTAAAATCCCGATGATTGATCCTGGCTTGCGATCTCGTTTGCTGAATGCCAAAACTCGAGGGAATCGTTTTTTCTCGATTATCATTGCTGGGACAGCTTATGAAAATGTACATTTTCCAAGCTTTACGGCAAACTGGCGCTATAACCCCATGAATGGGGATGGTTTTCAGCATATGGTGGAGGAGCTTCGGAAATTGTAA
- a CDS encoding ComEC/Rec2 family competence protein → MGKNITPKAIGLLAPLCWAGHNQHTDTIKNRYRQTGIAHTLAVSGMHVGIVLGFCFFLLQINPKKRYLPWPKALLIMIFLFSFCYIVGDRASVYRAVGMTMIFLFAKISGRQFNLLNALLWTCYLLLIFSPNLLFDLGFQLSSLAVLGIGWLFPPLFRHFKGRITKVLVSIPLVGCCAQVFTLPLILFYFKEVSNWGFLTNYLVSISIPFFFVAGWLMIVISPLSVIAKPLGQWLSYIIEQHERFLEYLAQQPFAMHRIQYFDEMMVLGFWLIALSLIGFWGYRKKWCNWGIALGLVLCLSPYLKHKWNQPLTADSIDIHQIEDDL, encoded by the coding sequence TTGGGGAAAAATATCACACCAAAAGCCATAGGACTTTTAGCCCCTTTGTGCTGGGCGGGGCACAACCAACATACCGACACCATCAAAAACCGTTATCGGCAAACTGGTATTGCCCACACTTTGGCGGTATCCGGAATGCACGTCGGTATCGTTTTGGGCTTTTGTTTTTTCTTACTTCAAATCAATCCGAAAAAACGCTATTTGCCATGGCCCAAGGCGCTCCTCATAATGATTTTCCTCTTTTCTTTCTGCTATATCGTTGGAGATCGCGCCTCCGTTTATCGTGCGGTAGGAATGACAATGATTTTCCTTTTTGCTAAAATATCAGGCAGACAATTTAACCTGCTGAATGCTTTACTTTGGACCTGCTATTTATTACTGATTTTTTCACCAAATCTACTGTTTGATTTAGGCTTCCAGTTATCCTCTTTGGCTGTGTTGGGAATTGGCTGGTTATTTCCTCCACTTTTCCGACACTTTAAAGGCAGGATCACCAAGGTACTTGTCAGCATTCCACTTGTAGGTTGCTGCGCACAAGTATTTACCCTTCCACTTATCCTGTTTTATTTCAAGGAGGTTTCTAACTGGGGATTCCTGACCAATTATTTAGTCAGTATCAGTATTCCATTTTTCTTTGTAGCAGGCTGGCTAATGATCGTGATCAGTCCGCTCTCTGTCATCGCCAAACCCCTTGGCCAGTGGCTGAGCTATATTATTGAACAACATGAACGCTTTTTGGAATATTTGGCTCAACAGCCTTTCGCGATGCATCGCATTCAATATTTCGACGAAATGATGGTGCTGGGCTTTTGGCTGATTGCCCTATCGCTGATTGGTTTCTGGGGTTACCGAAAAAAATGGTGTAATTGGGGAATTGCCCTGGGATTGGTATTGTGCCTTAGCCCCTATCTAAAACACAAATGGAACCAACCGCTAACGGCTGATTCCATTGATATTCATCAGATCGAAGACGACCTTTAA
- a CDS encoding hybrid sensor histidine kinase/response regulator, which yields MSQSINPKVKNKEVLEFLLSSPEREDLLSFIVKELVGSLNHKVTGKSLLYVDTEDQSLVHFCTMTEDFDLAGRYWDALSLIQTDIKKHQKHIPLYTPFDTTTCKADPLFSSLADLHMPYHLLALPHQGCGMLLLVLFYQTPSLAVHVPESDLHFRFLVERLVGIFHKERAKSVGVDLRAVPKRKTSTLGILVINRQGIIQNFNPIAKKLLGLEESPLGLSVLRFTPVRLRDKLIAIFLNKNRSQNHFEEVEYYSPLIINQQQTTTNLRWCLNCSFQGNQELILIEIENPGNIENPQSFLNGNFKLMRKLLENIPGSIGVINFRENFLEFPDDGILKKMGYLQIASDIDMIEFVSKVIHPKDAAWWSNLIRQFNINQPNEKIVEFREEKGNYLQVLLKFVPFQLEDEPFGENALVLAMDVSHYFDSEKSSETTLDTPEILPLSSGYGSWQWSRAEGLRVCSTLASQLKMPIDDRYDFHELDHWQRFFSKKSLISLQQLIDRVVARKGRRFRLHLPAILADGSQVLLDIRGEIDQFSDQSYYYRGIALQESLVNEVLTATPPVLQSDLFSIQDFPLPICETDEFLNITDKNTSFDRWFDVSIDSALTDVVEVGSKSLKSYFADAIKNHEEFFSLQLSFSMRGDRLSKIDLSALLQFDANQKFLRAVITFAHAHEAMMEKFETREQELKELKASQEDYFSKIAHELRNPINGIMGLSEQLLRSKMPEDDKAGIRHIYFSAQMVYNLSNDLLDLSKAKSGMVKLEYRDFDFFQLIQILERTIKNQKHNYNNELSFHIAENIPQYINSDALRLNQILLNLLSNAHKFTLGGKVSLEVEMAGTEESPKLKFIVRDSGIGIPKSQISKIFDPYRQATRDVTRRFGGTGLGLSITKSLVSVFNGEISVESIEGVGTTFEVILPYRPCKAHRIESPQASSSWSSLKGLKVLYVEDSVVNQFLMKKICDQEGIILRTTASGLNAMEIIKFDTNYNIVLMDLSLSDITGFEATQGIRSLGTKYHANIPIVALTASTKDDLGQKVIKAGMNDILLKPFSKEQVYLVFAEYALPFKGLKKSMHLEPVQHLQKKVIDFERMKTVFTQEDEFSGFIGVVIREFEDAKEDLIDSLSTQDAVIFHKVMHKLKSSLDVFQMEELKAYRDSIQEVLSKGEQLSVVQKSNFESAYSNVLEELNNTMGALFTK from the coding sequence ATGAGTCAGTCAATTAATCCGAAGGTGAAAAATAAGGAGGTCCTTGAATTTTTGCTCTCCTCACCAGAGAGAGAGGATTTGCTGTCCTTTATTGTAAAGGAATTGGTTGGTTCGCTGAATCATAAAGTGACAGGTAAGAGCCTGCTTTATGTTGATACCGAAGACCAGTCGCTGGTGCACTTTTGCACCATGACAGAGGATTTTGATCTGGCGGGACGCTATTGGGATGCTTTAAGCCTGATTCAAACAGACATCAAAAAGCATCAAAAGCACATTCCACTTTATACGCCTTTTGATACCACAACTTGCAAGGCAGACCCACTCTTTAGTTCACTCGCAGATCTTCACATGCCTTACCATTTGCTGGCGCTTCCCCATCAGGGGTGTGGTATGTTATTGCTCGTGTTATTTTATCAAACCCCAAGCTTAGCTGTTCATGTCCCTGAATCTGACCTGCATTTCCGTTTTTTGGTAGAACGGCTTGTCGGTATTTTTCATAAAGAGCGAGCGAAGTCTGTGGGTGTTGACCTTCGTGCTGTCCCTAAGCGAAAGACCTCCACTTTAGGGATACTGGTGATTAACCGACAGGGAATCATCCAGAATTTTAATCCTATCGCCAAGAAATTACTTGGGTTGGAAGAATCTCCACTTGGCCTGTCAGTGCTTCGATTTACCCCCGTTCGACTTCGGGATAAGCTGATTGCCATTTTCCTGAATAAGAACAGGAGTCAGAATCACTTCGAGGAGGTTGAATACTACTCTCCGCTGATCATCAATCAACAGCAGACCACTACCAACTTACGATGGTGTTTAAATTGCTCCTTTCAGGGAAATCAGGAATTGATTTTGATTGAGATCGAGAACCCTGGCAATATTGAAAATCCCCAAAGTTTTCTTAACGGCAACTTCAAGCTGATGCGGAAGTTGCTCGAGAATATTCCCGGAAGTATAGGGGTGATAAATTTCCGGGAGAACTTTCTGGAATTTCCCGATGATGGGATTTTGAAGAAAATGGGTTATCTCCAAATTGCTTCCGATATCGATATGATTGAATTTGTATCGAAGGTGATTCATCCTAAGGATGCTGCCTGGTGGAGCAACCTGATTCGTCAGTTTAACATTAATCAGCCCAATGAGAAGATCGTTGAGTTCAGGGAAGAAAAAGGCAATTACCTTCAGGTGTTGTTGAAGTTCGTGCCTTTTCAGTTAGAGGATGAACCTTTCGGAGAAAATGCCCTGGTACTTGCTATGGATGTTTCTCATTATTTTGATTCAGAAAAATCATCAGAAACAACCTTGGATACGCCCGAAATTTTGCCACTTTCGTCGGGTTACGGCTCATGGCAGTGGTCAAGAGCGGAAGGTTTGCGGGTGTGTTCAACTTTGGCAAGCCAGTTAAAAATGCCTATTGACGATCGCTATGATTTTCATGAGCTTGACCATTGGCAACGATTCTTTTCAAAAAAGTCACTGATTAGTCTTCAGCAATTGATAGATCGGGTAGTGGCAAGAAAAGGTCGTCGTTTTCGGTTGCATCTGCCAGCGATTTTGGCGGATGGCAGTCAGGTATTATTGGATATCAGAGGGGAAATTGATCAATTTTCAGATCAGTCTTATTATTATAGAGGGATCGCTTTACAGGAATCATTGGTGAACGAAGTGCTGACCGCAACGCCGCCTGTGTTGCAGTCAGACCTGTTTTCTATACAGGACTTTCCTTTGCCAATCTGTGAGACGGATGAATTTTTAAATATCACGGATAAAAATACGAGCTTTGACCGTTGGTTTGATGTGTCGATAGATAGTGCTTTGACTGATGTTGTAGAAGTGGGCAGTAAAAGCTTGAAGTCGTATTTTGCTGATGCCATAAAAAATCATGAGGAGTTCTTCAGCCTTCAGCTTAGTTTTAGCATGCGAGGAGATCGTTTGTCTAAAATTGATCTTTCCGCTTTGCTGCAATTTGATGCCAATCAAAAGTTTTTGCGTGCGGTGATAACTTTCGCTCATGCCCACGAGGCAATGATGGAAAAATTTGAAACTCGCGAACAGGAACTGAAAGAATTGAAGGCCAGTCAGGAGGATTATTTCTCGAAAATTGCTCATGAGTTGCGGAACCCCATCAATGGGATTATGGGCTTGAGTGAGCAGTTGCTTCGATCAAAAATGCCTGAGGATGACAAAGCGGGTATTCGCCATATTTATTTCAGTGCGCAAATGGTGTATAATTTGTCGAATGACCTATTAGACCTTTCGAAGGCCAAGTCGGGGATGGTGAAGTTGGAGTACCGTGATTTTGATTTCTTCCAACTGATTCAGATTCTTGAGCGCACCATTAAAAATCAAAAGCATAATTACAATAATGAACTGAGCTTTCATATTGCAGAAAATATTCCGCAGTATATCAACAGTGATGCCCTAAGGCTCAATCAGATCTTATTGAACCTGCTCTCGAATGCCCACAAGTTTACGCTTGGTGGTAAGGTGTCGCTGGAAGTTGAAATGGCGGGAACGGAGGAAAGTCCCAAGCTGAAATTTATCGTTCGGGATTCTGGTATTGGGATTCCCAAAAGTCAGATCTCCAAAATATTTGACCCTTACCGACAGGCAACAAGAGATGTAACCCGTCGTTTTGGTGGGACAGGTCTGGGGTTGTCGATTACCAAAAGTCTGGTGAGCGTATTCAATGGCGAAATATCGGTAGAATCGATAGAGGGAGTAGGGACGACCTTTGAGGTGATTTTGCCTTACCGACCTTGTAAAGCGCATCGTATAGAGAGCCCGCAAGCGTCGAGCAGCTGGTCGAGCTTGAAAGGGCTGAAGGTGCTTTATGTAGAGGATTCTGTGGTGAATCAGTTTTTGATGAAGAAAATATGCGATCAGGAAGGGATCATTCTTCGTACCACGGCTTCGGGTTTAAATGCCATGGAAATTATTAAGTTTGATACCAATTACAATATCGTGCTGATGGATCTGAGCCTGAGCGATATTACTGGTTTCGAGGCCACACAGGGGATTCGTTCCCTGGGAACAAAATATCATGCGAACATTCCTATCGTAGCACTGACAGCAAGTACCAAAGATGATTTGGGGCAGAAAGTGATTAAGGCAGGGATGAACGATATACTGCTGAAGCCCTTTTCAAAAGAGCAAGTGTATCTTGTATTTGCAGAATATGCGCTGCCATTTAAAGGATTGAAAAAATCCATGCACCTTGAGCCCGTTCAGCACCTGCAAAAAAAGGTGATTGATTTTGAACGAATGAAGACGGTATTCACGCAAGAGGATGAATTTAGTGGTTTTATTGGAGTGGTTATTCGTGAATTTGAAGACGCTAAAGAAGATTTGATCGACAGTTTGAGTACGCAGGATGCAGTGATCTTTCATAAAGTGATGCACAAACTCAAAAGTAGTCTGGATGTCTTTCAGATGGAGGAACTTAAAGCCTATCGGGATAGTATTCAGGAGGTTTTAAGCAAAGGAGAGCAGCTGTCGGTAGTACAAAAGTCAAATTTTGAAAGTGCCTATTCTAATGTGTTGGAGGAGTTGAATAATACGATGGGTGCATTGTTTACAAAATAA
- a CDS encoding GNAT family N-acetyltransferase: MIKVNKVSTPEGVIQALAIREQVFVDERGGRFEDEVDEFEQVSEHFIAHDEDGTFCGSARWRFAEMGIRLEKFAVLAKFRGCGVGKAMSVAVLEDIQCNPNTAGFPIYLFASEEAVPLYQTLGFNKKEESIIKNQQKHFLMIKE; this comes from the coding sequence ATGATAAAGGTAAATAAAGTTTCAACTCCTGAAGGAGTTATTCAAGCCCTTGCCATTCGAGAACAGGTTTTTGTTGACGAAAGAGGTGGCCGCTTTGAAGATGAAGTGGATGAATTTGAGCAGGTCTCTGAACACTTCATTGCGCATGATGAGGATGGCACCTTTTGTGGGTCGGCAAGGTGGCGCTTTGCAGAAATGGGCATCAGGCTTGAGAAATTTGCCGTGCTTGCGAAGTTCCGAGGATGCGGGGTCGGCAAAGCCATGAGTGTTGCCGTGCTTGAGGATATACAATGCAACCCGAATACCGCAGGTTTCCCCATTTATTTGTTTGCCTCGGAAGAGGCCGTTCCATTATACCAAACCTTGGGATTTAACAAAAAAGAGGAATCGATCATTAAAAATCAGCAAAAACATTTTCTAATGATTAAAGAATAA
- a CDS encoding PhoH family protein: MIEKVITLEGFSPVDILGVANLNLNEISSAFPDAQIVSRGNEIRIKGKGHEILRINDLINMLINHHKKYGKITIEVVKDYLSENQPVFTDLKNDAVLFGTKGITIKARTENQKTLVDTVKKNDLVFALGPAGTGKTYISVAMAVKALKNKEVKKIIITRPAVEAGENLGFLPGDLQEKLDPYLRPIYDALHDMIPAEKLKIFQENNIIEIAPLAYMRGRTLKDAFILLDEAQNTTPMQIKMFLTRMGQNSKVIITGDESQVDLPLKQKSGLKESLKILEGISGIGVVRLQASDVIRHKLVKHIIRAYDQFEDQQKTRS, from the coding sequence TTGATTGAAAAAGTAATAACCTTAGAAGGCTTCTCCCCTGTTGACATCCTCGGAGTCGCTAATTTGAACCTGAACGAAATCAGTAGTGCATTTCCAGATGCACAGATCGTCTCAAGGGGCAACGAAATCCGCATTAAAGGCAAAGGCCATGAGATCCTCAGGATCAATGACTTGATCAATATGCTGATTAATCATCATAAAAAATACGGCAAAATCACCATTGAGGTCGTCAAAGATTACCTTTCTGAAAACCAGCCCGTCTTTACAGATCTGAAAAATGACGCGGTACTTTTCGGCACCAAAGGCATCACGATCAAAGCACGGACAGAGAACCAAAAAACTTTGGTTGATACGGTAAAAAAGAATGATCTGGTTTTCGCTTTAGGCCCTGCAGGAACAGGAAAAACCTATATTTCTGTGGCTATGGCGGTGAAAGCCCTCAAAAATAAGGAGGTCAAAAAGATCATTATTACCCGACCAGCCGTGGAGGCAGGTGAGAATCTGGGCTTCCTACCTGGCGATCTTCAGGAAAAGCTTGACCCCTATTTACGTCCGATTTACGACGCCCTGCATGATATGATTCCTGCAGAAAAACTCAAGATTTTTCAGGAAAACAATATCATCGAAATTGCACCTTTGGCGTATATGCGTGGCCGAACTTTAAAAGATGCTTTTATTCTTTTGGATGAGGCGCAAAATACCACACCGATGCAAATTAAGATGTTCCTGACACGGATGGGGCAAAACTCCAAAGTGATCATTACAGGTGATGAATCGCAAGTAGATTTACCGTTGAAACAGAAATCTGGACTAAAAGAATCGTTAAAAATTCTCGAAGGTATTTCAGGTATTGGCGTGGTGCGCTTACAGGCTTCAGATGTTATTCGTCATAAGTTGGTAAAACACATTATCCGCGCTTACGATCAATTTGAAGACCAACAAAAAACAAGGTCATAA
- a CDS encoding SAM-dependent chlorinase/fluorinase gives MGLITFLSDFGVSDHYVAAVKARILRVNPEAKIVDITHQIKPFDIIHGSYVLGAVFRDFPEGTVHLFGVDSFSTATTRHIAVKLEGHYFVGPDNGLLSLISEEAPKGMVALELEDGLSSAFPLKEICAAAAARLSLGEALPKVGTYTSGLERFISRKPRLTSDQIIGHVLHVDGYGNLVTNISREDFEKRTAGRKYTIRVARERFKEVHQAISDVDYGDCYLIFNSRNVLEVGINKGNASQLLGLHFESLISVQFEEEEAQ, from the coding sequence ATGGGACTGATAACATTCTTGTCAGATTTTGGTGTTAGTGATCACTATGTAGCGGCGGTAAAAGCGCGAATACTACGAGTGAACCCTGAGGCGAAGATCGTAGATATAACCCACCAGATAAAGCCATTTGATATTATTCACGGCTCCTACGTGCTTGGTGCTGTTTTTCGGGATTTCCCCGAAGGCACGGTGCATTTGTTTGGTGTAGATTCTTTTTCCACTGCCACTACGCGCCACATAGCAGTAAAGCTTGAAGGGCATTATTTTGTTGGGCCAGATAACGGTTTATTGAGCCTGATCAGTGAAGAGGCCCCCAAAGGGATGGTGGCATTGGAGCTTGAAGACGGGCTTTCTTCAGCCTTTCCGTTGAAGGAAATTTGTGCGGCAGCGGCGGCGCGCCTTTCGTTGGGTGAAGCACTGCCAAAAGTAGGGACTTACACTTCGGGACTGGAAAGATTTATCAGCAGAAAACCACGCCTGACCAGCGATCAGATTATTGGGCATGTTTTGCACGTGGATGGTTATGGAAATTTGGTGACCAATATCAGTAGGGAAGATTTTGAGAAGCGTACTGCCGGCCGAAAATATACCATCAGGGTGGCGCGTGAGCGATTCAAGGAGGTGCATCAGGCCATAAGTGATGTCGATTACGGGGACTGCTACCTGATCTTCAACAGCCGAAATGTGCTGGAGGTGGGGATCAATAAAGGGAATGCTTCCCAGTTATTGGGGCTTCATTTTGAGAGCCTGATCAGTGTGCAATTTGAAGAAGAGGAAGCGCAATAG
- a CDS encoding class I SAM-dependent methyltransferase has product MSLNLLNRPFYEEMEVEQLQNFAEITGFSSGIDIQTIFEQIKDAQQIVELGSGYGRSLYRLRALGFSNKLLGIERTQRFADYANAHLGHGTPTDCADLMTNLNLPDTDVFLWLWSGIMEFSYDEKIERITHFSKSLKKNGRFFIDLPAKKVQKVGDYESDQRLILRQQWGVLRAEQPTAAEMHQIAHKAKLNVLPPIFYFTDKGYERQMFIFQKP; this is encoded by the coding sequence ATGTCTTTAAACTTACTAAACCGCCCATTTTATGAGGAAATGGAAGTGGAACAACTGCAGAATTTTGCGGAAATCACGGGTTTTAGTAGTGGTATAGATATACAGACCATCTTTGAGCAAATTAAAGATGCCCAGCAAATTGTAGAGCTCGGTTCTGGCTATGGCCGAAGTTTGTACCGATTGCGCGCCCTGGGGTTCAGCAACAAGCTATTGGGCATTGAACGCACGCAGCGCTTTGCGGATTATGCCAATGCCCACCTCGGACACGGCACCCCGACTGATTGCGCTGACCTGATGACCAACCTGAATTTACCCGATACGGATGTATTCCTGTGGCTGTGGTCGGGGATCATGGAATTTTCCTATGATGAAAAAATTGAACGAATAACCCATTTCAGCAAATCACTGAAAAAAAATGGCCGGTTTTTTATCGACCTTCCAGCGAAAAAAGTTCAAAAAGTGGGCGATTATGAGTCTGACCAACGGCTGATTTTACGTCAGCAATGGGGCGTACTACGCGCAGAACAGCCCACAGCCGCCGAAATGCACCAGATCGCCCATAAAGCAAAGCTCAACGTTCTTCCCCCCATTTTTTATTTTACTGATAAAGGCTACGAGAGGCAAATGTTCATTTTTCAGAAACCATAA
- a CDS encoding thioredoxin family protein produces MKNQIILGIVLFVFAMGNTAFAQKQHKNTKDGIQWMTFEQAIKANEKEPKKIMIDLYTDWCGWCKKMDKTTFEHQEVAKFINEHYYAVKFDAEQREDVNYKGHTFKFVPNGRKGYNELAAALTGGKMSYPTIVFMVPVEDAAELTPIPVPGYRGPKEFYQLADFIAQEAYKDKTKTLEDFSKSHPVSFKD; encoded by the coding sequence ATGAAGAATCAGATTATTTTGGGTATCGTCCTTTTCGTGTTTGCGATGGGCAATACAGCTTTTGCCCAGAAGCAACATAAAAATACAAAAGATGGTATTCAGTGGATGACTTTCGAGCAGGCGATTAAAGCCAATGAAAAGGAACCAAAGAAAATTATGATTGATTTATACACTGACTGGTGTGGCTGGTGTAAAAAAATGGATAAAACCACCTTTGAACATCAGGAGGTCGCAAAGTTTATCAATGAGCATTATTATGCCGTGAAATTTGACGCTGAGCAGCGTGAGGACGTCAATTATAAAGGACATACCTTCAAGTTTGTTCCCAATGGACGCAAAGGCTACAATGAGCTTGCCGCAGCACTCACAGGCGGGAAGATGAGCTATCCGACGATCGTATTCATGGTTCCTGTGGAGGACGCTGCTGAACTGACGCCTATCCCTGTTCCAGGTTACCGCGGACCGAAGGAGTTTTATCAGCTGGCAGATTTTATTGCTCAGGAGGCTTATAAAGATAAAACAAAGACTTTGGAGGATTTCTCGAAAAGTCATCCTGTTTCTTTTAAGGATTAA